A window from Heteronotia binoei isolate CCM8104 ecotype False Entrance Well chromosome 15, APGP_CSIRO_Hbin_v1, whole genome shotgun sequence encodes these proteins:
- the SLC39A2 gene encoding zinc transporter ZIP2, with protein sequence MDPLLGVKIGCLAGLLVVPLLCGLIPAQVQWFQINMARGKHRRILSIIGCFAAGVFLGACIMHMVADALGDIKSEIEKYQQQGALVPKQNTTSASDDSEDYPFGELIISFGFFLVFFIESVVLSCCPRAVHSHGDAEAHDDHKGTPESHSSFRAFVLFLSLSFHSVFEGLAIGVQKEDTGAIQLCLAVLIHKAIVAFSLALKLVQSGTKARWRVLYLVVFALMSPVGIAIGIGVSLTNGDGSGLAQAVLEGVAAGTFLYVTFLEILPYELRSHESPLAKFAFIGFGFFIMAVIAIWA encoded by the exons ATGGATCCATTGCTGGGAGTGAAGATTGGCTGTTTGGCAGGCCTGCTGGTGGTCCCGCTGCTTTGTGGACTCATCCCGGCCCAAGTCCAGTGGTTCCAGATCAACATGGCCCGAG GAAAGCATCGACGCATCCTTAGCATTATAGGCTGTTTCGCAGCTGGAGTGTTCCTTGGGGCCTGCATTATGCACATGGTGGCTGATGCACTGGGGGACATCAAATCAGAAATAGAGAAGTACCAGCAACAG GGAGCTCTGGTCCCAAAACAGAATACGACTTCTGCAAGTGATGATTCTGAG GACTACCCATTTGGAGAACTCATCATCTCCTTTGGCTTCTTCCTGGTGTTTTTCATTGAGAGCGTGGTGCTGTCCTGCTGCCCTCGGGCTGTGCATTCCCACGGTGACGCCGAAGCCCACGATGATCACAAGGGCACACCCGAGTCGCACAGCTCCTTCCGAgcttttgtgctctttctttcgcTCTCCTTCCACTCCGTCTTCGAAGGCCTCGCCATCGGGGTGCAGAAGGAGGACACAGGGGCCATCCAGCTCTGCCTGGCTGTGTTGATCCACAAGGCCATTGTGGCCTTCAGCCTGGCCTTGAAGCTGGTGCAGAGTGGCACCAAGGCCCGGTGGAGAGTTCTGTACCTGGTGGTCTTTGCCCTCATGTCCCCTGTCGGGATCGCTATAGGCATTGGGGTGTCGCTTACGAACGGTGATGGAAGCGGCCTGGCTCAGGCTGTGCTGGAAGGGGTGGCAGCCGGGACATTCCTTTACGTCACTTTTCTGGAGATCCTGCCCTACGAGCTGCGCTCGCACGAAAGCCCCCTCGCCAAATTCGCTTTCATTGGCTTTGGCTTCTTTATCATGGCTGTCATTGCCATTTGGGCATGA